gttaaaaaaattggttaaaatttgagtagaagtttaattaaaaattattccgtTTTGTGTGAAGATTCCACtatagtgttgaaaatttatcttttttattgagtttatCTATTTTagacttcaaattaaaatattttttgtttaaaatgtcaacgattatatttttccttgagaattaataattatttgtaaaattggactgttttttatttaaaataaaaatattttttgtttgaaatatcaactattatatttataacttaaaatcaatcttttttattaaaatcagtttttttcgaaattattctttgtttattaaaaattaaactacctagttcaaatttgatcttttttaaaaatttaatttatttgacgaagattttttctttttatctgaaaattgaactattttgtggaaaaatcgggtggttttttaataattcacatACTTTGTTACATAGATAGAATTTctgaattgatctttttggattgaaaactcaattgtcGTTGAAACACTTTTTCTTGTTGGCTTAAccactcaactatttggttaaaaaaacaccCGTTATTTTTTACGGTTGAAGTTAATTTACGGTTTAAGtgtgttcaattattattgagtagtttttgtattttatttacggccttaatgaaattaaatagaGATCAAAATGTTGACACAAAGAGGGTTGGGGTAGATGGTCGTAATTGTGACGTCACCCTGGGGGCTTGAAACTTTACGTGATGATCTGTGATCTAGGAAAAGTATTCAACATACCGTGGCGCAGTTTTTGAGAAACCCCATACTTAGCTcctaattataaatacaaaatttccagGCTTTTAAAAAAAAGGCACAATGCTACGGCGACAACGAACGCAACGTCTCGGAGCTTGACAGACACCGAAATCAGTGAAATCCGTCGAAACATCGATAAAATCAACTCAGAGCAGAGGGTCTACAATGAAGAAACTTTTGGACCCGTTTTTCCGGATACAACTGTGATAGTCGTCCAGGTGCACACCAGGTTTGTTTACCTGGCGCACCTGATTGCTTCTCTTGCACAGGCTAAAGATATAGAGCAATCTTTGCTCATCTTTAGCCACGATTTTTGGGATCCAGACATCAACTACCTCGTCCAGAGCATCGACTTTTGTcgagtgatgcaaattttctatCCATACAGCATCCAAACTCATCCTCGAACTTTTCCAGGCGAGGATCCACGCGACTGTCCGAGAAACATTACGCAAAAACAGTaaggaaattcattttcactTGATGTCATGAAAAATAGCTCAAATTAAATTGACCACGCCCCCTCTTCATTAGGCACGCCCCTTAACTCCGTCTTAAACCACTCCCATTTGACTAAACTTGCCTTTTAGTCCCGTATTTTGCCACTCCCATTATAACTAACCAGGTCTTCTGTCCTTGAGCACACCGACTACTTACTATTAGACACATTTTCCTTGCTAGTACGCATTTTAACCGAGCACGCCCCTTAACTCCTACATTTGTTactcctattttttttttagatctacTTACTTTGGGCACATTGCCTCTCTACTATTGGACACTCTTCTTACTCACATCTATTAGCAGTAGTCATATCCCAGAGTCCCACACATCCCCATGCCCATTTTCCTTGCTAACGCACACTTAAAGTAAGCACGACTCTTAACACTAACTTTTGCCAGCGTCCTTATTTAATAACTAGATTTGATTCCCTTTGGCACGTCATCTATCTACTATTAGATACTCCTCTTAGTCGCGCTTATTATCAATAGTCATACCTCAGATATCCACCTGTCACCATTTCTATTTCCGTTTTTAACGCCCTCGTCCGTTGATCATGCCCCTCGACCATGCCTTTTTCTACTACTATTTTTCACTAAACATATACGCATAATTTGGGGATATCGCCTATCTACTACTATAATTTTATTAGTGACGCCTGTAAGAATTAGTCATATGTCAAAGTTCAACATATTTCCACACCCATTTCTCTTACTAAAGCCCAATTATATTGACCACGCCTCTTCGCAACACCCATTAACGACGTCAACGAACAGTAAAGTAGGCATGAATAAAGGCGTGAATAACAGTTATGGCTTAACACGTCCTTTCCAGATACAACCCTCTAGTTCATTATGAAATATCGTGTTTTTTCTTTTCTCGTATTTTATGTtatctaaatcatttctatttacaactatttatacatatttttatatctaGATCCTTGCTCCTACTTTTTACGAGATTCTTTCTTCTTTCTCAATACGTCCCTTAACTTACCCCGTTAACTGAACAAGAAATTacagatttcagtttaaaaatgcattaaagagGAATAAAAAGGCAAATCAATGAAGAAATGTGGAAgggaaaaagaaagaaatgtaTAACAAGAAAAAATCAGGAAGAGATGTAAGaacgaaaagaaaaattgatagtagaagaggtaaataTGGGAGGAGAGAGATGGAAGATATTTGGGgttcatttacaaaaatatgaagGATAAGTTAGATTAGATGAGAGAACTGCTGgggagaaaaagaaataaaaatatgataggAAATTACAATGCGAGAGCAGGAGATAAAGGAGGAAAGGAATGATGAGAATAGCGAAAAAAATAGCCGGAGACAAGATACttaatggaaaaggaaagaaattgTTGAAGAGCTTGAAGCAGATGAGATGATTTATCTTAATCGGAAACATAGAGAGGGGAATATACACGTGATATTTGAGGACTAGTTAAGAATAATCAAGAAACTAGACGTGTATTATATAGTTTTGGATAACTTTCCCAGCATAGATAAATTCAACTGAGaagagattctttaaaaaaaaaagataaaaatgaagtGAAGGAATTAAAGCAACTAAAGGAAGTCAAGGTACAGAAAACTGAAAAAGGGGACTGGCCAATATAAGGAAAAAAACCAGTTAAAGTAAAGGTAGAGAATACCAAAAATTAGAGAACAAAATATAAtcgaagagataaaaatacttatagcggaaataaaataagaataagaaagTACAAGGGAGAAAAAATTTAGTGAAGGAGAGAATAGAAGTATATGAGATGAGGAATGCGAAGAAAAGAAGGAAGTGAGAAAGGAGGGAAGAAAGTAGAGGAAGGGAAAAGTAGTGCAGAATAAAGGGGGGAAAAGTATACTCAGATGTGTTACAAAAAATTAGGAGAGCAATAAAAGATTTGGAAAAGAAACAGAGAAAGCTAGGGCGACAGAAGAGATTTAGAAGGTAGTTGAGAGAGAGCAAGAGAAAAAAGGATAGAGGAGGGAGTAAACATATTAGAAATAGGACATGAAAAGGGAAAAACAATCAAGATATTAGATATAATGAGAGAAGAAAGGCAGATGGTTCAGATGAGATGCTAAATGGAATCTATAAATATGGAAAGGGGGTAAGAACTAAAGAAATGGCTATGGATAATGTGCTATATTGAGAGGAGAGAGACGGCCAGAGTTATGAAAAAAACCCTTAGACTGGTAGTGAAAGCAGTATATAGTACAAAACTTGATATAAGGCATAACTCATGGTCGTTGATTTAAATTTGACgtcaaagattgaaaatttaaaatggcggatcctAAATGGCGGTATAAATTGTTGACTTTGAACATATTTACCCAAACCTTTAGTGCAAGGAGGTTTTTTGGGTAGCTGATTTCGAATTTGACGTCGAAAGTTACAAATGCAAAATTATGGATCCAATATGAcggatatttcttttaaaaaatgctaaaaggGAATTCATtggtctgaaaaaatatttttaaaaagcggtttcaacattaaattttgttacaGGGCATTGTTGCTAAAATGCAAAAACGCCGAACATCCAGACCTCTATGGACACTACAGAGAAGCTAAATACACCCAGACAAAGCATCACTGGTGGTGGAAAGCAAATCGAGTTTTCGACCAACTGAAAGTGACCAGGAATCAGGACGGTATGGTCCTCTTTCTCGAAGAGGATCACTACGTCGCTGAAGATTTTCTCCACGTCCTGAGATTGATGAAACGTACCTGCGAATATTCCTGCGAACGGTGCAACGTTCTCACTTTGGGCACACACCTAACAACTTATGATTCCTACTCTGAATTCAATCACAAAGTAAGTATcgttaattttgattaattaatccTGATTTGTTTCTAATGTTTTTATACTGACTCTAATTACCTGATTCTCGCATGTTGGCACCAGGGGTGTTGCGAATATTCGCATCCGCATCCGCAATTGCGGATGTTCTGCATGAATTTAGACATCTGCATCTGCATCCGCATCCGCATCAATCGATGCGGAGTTTTCGCGGATGCGGATGTCGATCTACTACCCAAGAGCGGCCAACAAGTAACGACATGTAAAGAAAGTGGGCGGTGTCAGAGTGGCGCGTGCTCGCTTTCTTTCGCTGATTGAGCCATATTAGGACGAcgttttgtttgttttggtttagTTATCGTCGTGACTTGACTCATGAATTTCATTGCGTATAATTAATAGCCTAATACGGTCTCTGAAAACCGTgcttattgtgtttttttttttgtgtgaaattgatcaatatttcgtGTTTTAATACTGAGTGAAAAGGTAAATAATGACGCCGCCACTAAAAAGCAATATCTGGACTTACtttaaattagacaaaaataattcGGAGAAGTCTGAGTGTAAAATATGTGATAAAAGTTACTCGCGGAAGGGGCGTACtactacttccttgaaaaatcaCCTGAAATCAATGCACCCGGAAGAGTTTCTTTTATTCGAAACCGCGAATAATGAGAACaagatgaagaaaaaaaaagatgatgCAGGCATGtaattgtatttgaaatattgGAATAACGAATgtacagtagggtggtccaaaaatgcattacaaaaattttttttcgaatttttatacaaaacgcccggaaatttgttcgaatcagATTGCTATAAGACATGGTTTACAATCACAGGAAAACATAAAAGacgtcaaagaaaaatgtaaaaaaatttcaaatcatttcaaacaaTCAACTATTGCTCAAAAGCAACTTGAGAAAATTCAAGATAGGCTAAATCAACCGCATTTGAAAGTATTCCAGGATTGGGTGACGCGCTGGAACAGCACAGACTACATGTTTGAGCGTTTTATTAAGATAAAAGATGCTTTGAGTCTTTACGCAAATGACaacaaaattgaatcattttttccaGAAGAGTGGAGAGTAATAGAATGTTGTCTTGAACTACTGAAACCTTTTGAAGAAGCCACTCATGAAATGAGTAGCTCACAGGCTCTCATATCATCTGTGATTCCCATCATtcaaattcttcttaaaaaactTGACGACTATTTAGCGAAACCATCAGAGACAGATCCGATTCGGTTGGCAGCATCAAATctgaaaacacaattttcagcTAAGTTTTCTTCCTTAGAAGATAACACTTTATTTGCTATTGCAACGTATTTAGACCCTcgctataaagataaatttttcaaaccagtCACGGAAGAAAAAATAAAGGATGCTATTTTGAAGATCGTAAATGATCCAGTTTCCACTGGATCTCCTGAATCGTCACCAAGTTGGGAAACGTCAAAAAGGAGGAGATTGGAAGATGCTCTCGGTCCTGAACCAGGGACATCTGGTATGGGTAATAACAGTGGCTTTAAAAGCGATCTTGCCATGATGTTAGATTCATCAAGCGAAGATGAAGGTGAAGAAGAACCTGACGACAGTAGCCCCGACATTCTTCTTCGGAAAGAACTTGTTATGTATCGCAATAAAAAAAGACTAGATTTGGATGAAAACCCACTCAATTGGTGGAAAGTTAATCAGAGTGAACTGAAAATTCTGTCGGAAATAGCTCGAAGATTTTTATCATCTCCACCAGCTAGCGTTCCCAGCGAACAATTGTTTAGTGGAGCTGGCCTAATATACGATCCTCTCAGAAAAAGATTAGAGCCAGAGAAGGCTGCAAAATTACTGTTCATAAAGTATAAttctccaattttcaaatttgattattattataataaaactcatttatgtaaattttcatttttccttatGCTGAAAGTTGTTATAATTTCCCGGTTACTGATAGTATTATTTCAGCCCGTTAGGATGCACGATATAGTTTGGTAtcttaaaaacgatttttcgcaacaacgaaaaaatattattcttgctGACTTTAATCCAGTTTTTTCCGCCTGCTACAGATTTGATTTTCAACTTTCTGGGCCTGCGATCCGTTTTCAAAGagtattccttgaaaatttccttttcgtATCTCGGCTCGTGATTTCCTAATCTTTTCGCTATGGGTTGATTAACTTCATTTGGTAATTCTCCCTCTACTACTGTTTGCGGGTAAGTTTCCTGAAACATCTTCCAGTTGATGGGTTGCATGCATTTTATTGCCCATACAATCGCTTAAAGTTCCTTCTCTGTGGTGGTGTAATTTAACTATGGTtcatttaaagttcttgaaatataACAAGCAGCATGTCCTCTTTGCGAGACGGTTTTTCAATTTCAGGAAGCTTCTCTTGTGGACTAAAGTCCGCTCGTTtcgttaattcttttttgttagtgCCGTAAACGGCTTGGCTgtagtgaaataatttttgataaatttgtggTAATACGCTGATAATTATTCGGGTTAGGTTTTACTCCATCTTCTGTTATCAAGTGCCCTAGATATTTAAATTCCGGTCTCAAAAACTCGCACTATCAGCCTTCAATTTCAACCAAGTTTCAAGTAGACGTTCAAATAATGCGACTATGTTTTTGTTGTACTCTTGTTGAGTTTTCCTTAACACGACAATGTCATCCAGAAAGGTAGAGGAAATTTTCCCGGTCAGTCCTTTTAGTGGCGTATCCATTCTTGTATGGGACGTTGCTGAAGCATTTTGTCAACCCATCGATAGATGATTAAAGTTGAAATGGCCGAAGCAGTGCACTTTTTCGAATCATCATCCATTGGGATTTGATTAAAACCATAACTCAAATTGAAAGCCGAAAAAAATTTGGTCCCAAATctcaaagtaaacattttttttcgaaaatcaaggAAAAAGGTGGCTCTCGAATTAAAAAACTCGCCCGACGCTCGAAAACGCTGAAAGCTTTGGCCCTGGTGTCtcaataaatggaatttttctaattcgtaaagtaaattttttaacattagcaTGGGCTGCTATATAATAACAAGccagaattctttttattaacattcatttttccagtgtttagttttcaataaaaaaaagggggaaacaaaaaaatccagaaaaacaataAGTGATTGCATCATAAATCTTTAGAGATGcctgcaaaataataaattatttgagtataatcttttgtttaataatatttaattgcaagtTAAGGTCAGTCGGTAACCAAGTTTTTTTAGTTTCGCTTCAAGGCTTATCTCTttgcttaaagattcaacaacaacaaaattcttttgttgaaaattcactattttatcgaaaattaattttctgatagaaaagtaactgttttgttgagaaatcatacttattgaatgaaaattcgtcttctttggtagaaaattataattcttggtaaaaagttcattttttgggtccaaatttaactatttcgtttaaaaatttatctattttggataaaaatgcaacgaatTGATGCAAAGTTGAAcgacttattaaaaattaatttatttaagatttacctcgttcgtagaaaatttaacttttttcttaaaaaataattgtttttttgtttgttaaaacttaatttcttatATCAAAACTGAactatatattccattttttgttgaaaatttatcctttataagttcaaaattcaaatatttggtagaaaaatcatgtcgttttttttataaattcgacaTCTTggtcagaaaatttatttgtttgttgagAATAAATCTTGCTGTTTCgggatttaactatttaataaagaattcgtcttttatggttgaattcaactgatagaaaattcgtttctgtttgctaaaaattaaactttcaaactgaGAACTTttggattccattttttgtcttaaaaatatctttattaatttgacattctactttttggattaaaattcatttatttggttaaggcTTTatccatttcattgaaaattcatttctttatttttatttaaatcattttgtggaaaattcgtcttttgacagaaaatccatttttaatagtgaaaaattttgaatattaaattcaaatattataaatattgtatttatttattttattagctaatatattattatattataataatataaaataaaattattcttgttgtttaaaattcatcttttcgattgactactcaactaattatttataaattcttcttttatggttGAAGTCAACTTGttgaaatgttttattctttttgttaaaattttattgaaactaacCATTGGAcagataaaatgtaaatataacaGATTTTCACCTAATTATACCATACAAACATATacttaaacaaattgtttactctagtgaaaagaaatatttgtagCGAAACCACcgtagaaaaaagaaataaagtctTCTTTTTAAACTACCCTGAAACTTGCAACAAAACACGATATtcctatgatttttttaaaattataaatttaagaatcggaaatatttaaaaagaacagaAATTGAGAATTGAATATGAATAATTTCTTcaagtatgaattaaaatttttgtcttcaaaaaaagGATCTTCTATTTTCACTCCACTGGGAAACGAACCAGAGAACTTCTGATATCCAGTCGAATGCTTTTCAactaagctattagagagatcagaataagaaccttaattcaagaaaataacgctaattttagAAAGATGGTAATGTTACAAGtaactattaaaaatgaatatgtaTTATCACCAGcggatggtactttaccgacagtagataaccctCCATAACCGTTAAGGCAGAAAATGCACAATATCGATtaagttaaaaatctttaatgacagaaaatgcttaatttcttaataagtctagatggaaaataaattttttccaaataaattaaaactttttctttaaaaaaaagaatcttctcttttcgctccactgggaaacgaaacgcagaacttctgatttccggttaggtgcttttccattaagctattagagagatcagaataagaaccttCATTCGAGAAAATAACGCTTATTTTAGCAAAATGTTaatgatacaagtaattatttaaaatgcatctGTTCTATCATCAGAAGATCctttcttcaagaaaaaatttaaatttatatttagaacaattatttttcatcttttctgattaagacgtttagaattttctattattaaagattattaacttgatcgatattgtggattctCTACCTTCACGGCTGTGGagggttatctactgtcggtaaagtaccatccgctgatgatataacagattcattttaaataatttatttttctgtaacgaattaatatctttttatatttggttttaaaaaatatatttttttttatatattgctttGCAGGGAGTGTGAAGAAATTAATCTCATGCGTCCATAGCTCAGTGGGTTAAAGCATCAGACCGGCAACCTGAAAgccctgggttcgaatcccagcagagcttgaatgcaatttttttataattcagaaataaaaatcaaagattgaaaaaatattaattatagaccaggaaacaaaaaataattaccatcaagttatatatttaaattgtttattgtttgTTTCAGGTGGAAGTGACATCATGGATTACCAACATGGGCTTGGCATTCAACAGAGAGACGtggagtaaaataaaaaaatgtgctaaaatattttgttcatatgATGATTACAATTGGGACTATAGTCTTCAGCGAGTGGCTCGAAATTGTCTTCCTCCAAGGAAAGGTTCCGGCATTGTTCCCCGCAGTGATTCTGGATTAATTGCTATGATGATGCTCGCGAACAGAGTCTTTCACGTAGGCGAATGGTATATACACTAATTACCTAATTCAAACCTCCCCCTCTCATACCTACCCTCCCCTCACTTACCCTTCACCAACCCCTTCCCCAAATTCTATCTCTGGCACTTCCCCCTCTCCTGACTCCTTCAGCTAACACTCACCCACCCCTACTTCCCTTCCCCAGTCCAGACTTTCGCCTTCATACTATCCCTCATTTCCgataatttcccctactttcctttaCTTACAGTCACTTCTCCTACTCTCCCTACTCAATATCACCTATTTCCCTTTCCTACATTACCACTCATTTTCCTTaacgaaaattaattctttcaaagtaTAACACTTCAAGtatttcttaaatattgtttcatctaaaattacagtttaaaattcattatttaactaagtattggttttaataattttttaaaccataaaattttatcatattaagcacaattttttgtatttttaataaataatgtaactTATGAgatgatttattccttttttagttcaaagtaaccttttaactgaaaatttacctcttcgatttttgtttaggaattttttttcgtcgagaatttatatactttgttgaaattttagaaattaaaggcgttttaaatttaatttaacataatattcACATTCATggtatttataagaatttattcacctatttttgtgaaaaatcgttCCCCTCTCCTCAGAACAACTCTACCTGTAGAGCatcttattaatttaattatgggAGTGACAGAAGGGGCATTGAGGGCAGGGGAAGTAAGAGAAATTAGGCGTGGAGGAGTAGAGATAGGAAAAGAGGGAAAAGGAAAGGAAGGAAAAGGAAAGGAAGTAGGTAAAGtaggaaaatgagaaaaaaattattggtaaGGAAGTAGCGTAATTAAGGAGGAACGGGAAAGTAAAGGTTGTGAAAGGAAATGGTAAAAGGAGAACTAGGGAAAGTAAGAGGTAGTGAGGAAAGAGAAGTAGAAGCATTGTCTATGAGTCAACGGAAGTAGGAGAAATAATTAGAAGTCATGGCGTTTAAGGGAGGGAAAGTGAAGATTTGGGAAGGAAAGCACAGTAAGGGAAGTGTTGGCTTAAGAAGCAAGGAGAAAGGGAGGTACCTGGGAAAGAAGTTAGTTTGGCGAAGGGTAAAGTGAGGGAGGGAAAGTAGGTAATGTAGAAGAAAGGTGAAATTAGAGTTGGGACAGTAGGAAAAGTGAGTAGAGAGGAAGTAGAGGTAAAAAGAGAAAATGGGAAGAGAAAAACTAAGAGAGGTTATCAGTAATGAAAAGATAGAAATCGAAGAAGTGACTGTGAGTAAGAGAGAGTACAGGAAATGCTTATAAATGAGGTTGTTTAGAGGAGTAGTAGTAAAATCTATAAAAGGCGAAAAGTGAAGTTAGGGTGGGGATATATGTAAAGTAGGGAACATAAGATGAAATCAGGGCTGGGAAAGTAGGGAATGTGAGGAGAGAGGAAGTAGAGGAGGAGAGAGGAAGTGGATATAGGGAGAGAAAATGAGTAGAGGAAAACTAGGAGGAATTAGCAGTAATGAAGGGAGGGAAGTAGAAGAAGTGACTGTGAGTGAAAAAAAGTGGAGGAAATACTTATAAATGAGTTTGTGCAGTCGAGTAGTAAAATATGAGAAAGAGGAGTAGTAGAAGAGGAGCATTATATTGGGAAGCAGGGAGAGTGGAAAGTGATAGTGAAAGAAGTTAGTGTGACGAAGGATGATGTGtggaaggggaagtaggggaatgtAGAGAAGGTTATAGGCtacaaaaccaattttttctcaattttttgataatctaataattaatttctgttttcaGTGGAATCCACCAGCATAAAGAAAACTGCGAATCGACAGCAGTGATAGCGAAAGTTCAAAATGTACTCAAATCTGTTCAAAATCATCTGTATCCAACTCAATTGACCCTGACATTTACAGGGACGACACAAGAATTAATACTTGGTAAAGCAAATGGAGGTTGGGGTGATCTTCGGGATCAAGAACTCTGCTGGAATATTACGTTAAACCCAGATTTGATACTACCTTGAATTTACCAAGCCTGAAAGGATTGATGATACTTGTAAAAAATGTTGAGCAGagctcaatttttgttttttgtgttttCCCAGAGTCGATACTGcggcttaaaaaaattaaggttttttattatttataaataatttgtaatatattggtaagaatttttaattaataaattaatttatagaaacGATATTAATCTCATCTTATGAATTGAACGGAATTTAGTAATAGGTAGTgattggaaataataattttttgtaactagtTGCTTTTTTGATAATGATAATGGTAGCAAAGATAAGCTACTTTTGTAAATAAGTAACGAATTgttaactagttaaatttttttcggtaACAATAACTATAAAAATCGTTACGTTTTTTGTTACTTTCTTTGCTTCcgcacattttttttcattttttcacttttcagatttaaacagaaaaatttactGATATTGATTAAAATGCAGGATGACTTTGACAAATCATACCTTGAATTAACTAAAACtcaagtgaattttgaaaaatctaaggaaaatgaaaataattcgttaaaattcacaaaaattttggtgcattataaaattaagagaataaattcaaattactttactgaattcattaaaatcagagcggatttagaagaa
This Belonocnema kinseyi isolate 2016_QV_RU_SX_M_011 chromosome 3, B_treatae_v1, whole genome shotgun sequence DNA region includes the following protein-coding sequences:
- the LOC117170203 gene encoding alpha-1,6-mannosyl-glycoprotein 2-beta-N-acetylglucosaminyltransferase-like isoform X1 codes for the protein MKALSIFGTSNTYIGCLTRTLALVLFVTFFWFQIYVINLTIRDWPRKTSINETYFSQIPQEFHRLLKKRHNATATTNATSRSLTDTEISEIRRNIDKINSEQRVYNEETFGPVFPDTTVIVVQVHTRFVYLAHLIASLAQAKDIEQSLLIFSHDFWDPDINYLVQSIDFCRVMQIFYPYSIQTHPRTFPGEDPRDCPRNITQKQALLLKCKNAEHPDLYGHYREAKYTQTKHHWWWKANRVFDQLKVTRNQDGMVLFLEEDHYVAEDFLHVLRLMKRTCEYSCERCNVLTLGTHLTTYDSYSEFNHKVEVTSWITNMGLAFNRETWSKIKKCAKIFCSYDDYNWDYSLQRVARNCLPPRKGSGIVPRSDSGLIAMMMLANRVFHVGECGIHQHKENCESTAVIAKVQNVLKSVQNHLYPTQLTLTFTGTTQELILGKANGGWGDLRDQELCWNITLNPDLILP
- the LOC117170203 gene encoding alpha-1,6-mannosyl-glycoprotein 2-beta-N-acetylglucosaminyltransferase-like isoform X2: MKALSIFGTSNTYIGCLTRTLALVLFVTFFWFQIYVINLTIRDWPRKTSINETYFSQIPQEFHRLLKKRHNATATTNATSRSLTDTEISEIRRNIDKINSEQRVYNEETFGPVFPDTTVIVVQVHTRALLLKCKNAEHPDLYGHYREAKYTQTKHHWWWKANRVFDQLKVTRNQDGMVLFLEEDHYVAEDFLHVLRLMKRTCEYSCERCNVLTLGTHLTTYDSYSEFNHKVEVTSWITNMGLAFNRETWSKIKKCAKIFCSYDDYNWDYSLQRVARNCLPPRKGSGIVPRSDSGLIAMMMLANRVFHVGECGIHQHKENCESTAVIAKVQNVLKSVQNHLYPTQLTLTFTGTTQELILGKANGGWGDLRDQELCWNITLNPDLILP